A portion of the Paenibacillus sp. PvR098 genome contains these proteins:
- the cysI gene encoding assimilatory sulfite reductase (NADPH) hemoprotein subunit, translating to MSENNLLSPHSAPHSDVEHIKSRSNYLRGSLEETLEDVITGSIPEDDNRLMKFHGSYMQDDRDLRNERQKQKLEPAYQFMLRVRAAGGVVTPEQWLMMDRIAQKYANGTIRLTTRQSFQLHGVLKWNMKKTIKEVNDALLSTLAACGDVNRNVMCNPNPYQSEIHSEVYEWASRVSRHLDPRTKAYHEIWLDGEKMVDSQDNGVEQEPIYGPVYLPRKFKIGIAVPPSNDVDVFSQDLGFIAIVEEGQLKGFNVTVGGGMGMTHGDPSTYPQVGQVIGFCSPEQLIDVAEKTVMIQRDYGDRSVRKHARFKYTIDDRGIDWFINELSNRLGWKLEEARPYHFNHNGDRYGWVKGSNGKWHFTLFIQNGRVKDEDNYLLMTGLREIAKVHSGDFRLTPNQNLIIGNVSSQKKKKIEELIEEYGLTDGIHYSALRRNSMACVALPTCGLAMAEAERYLPTLLDKIEPMLEEAGLRDEEIVIRMTGCPNGCARPMLAEIAFIGKASGKYNMYLGGGFEGNRLNKLYKENIGEAEILESLKPIVTQYAKERREGEHFGDFVIRAGYVKEVRSGQDFHS from the coding sequence ATGTCAGAAAATAATTTACTTTCACCGCACAGTGCGCCGCACAGCGATGTAGAACATATTAAAAGCAGGAGCAATTATTTGCGGGGGAGCCTTGAAGAGACTCTCGAGGACGTAATCACGGGCTCCATACCCGAAGATGATAATCGATTGATGAAATTTCATGGCAGCTACATGCAGGACGATAGAGACCTGCGCAACGAACGGCAAAAACAGAAGCTGGAACCGGCTTATCAGTTCATGCTGCGCGTACGTGCGGCTGGCGGGGTAGTTACGCCTGAGCAGTGGTTGATGATGGACCGAATCGCACAGAAATATGCCAACGGAACGATTCGTCTGACGACTCGACAGTCCTTCCAGCTGCACGGCGTACTCAAGTGGAACATGAAGAAGACGATAAAGGAAGTAAACGATGCGTTGTTAAGCACGTTAGCTGCTTGCGGCGACGTAAACCGCAACGTCATGTGTAACCCGAATCCGTACCAGTCCGAGATTCATTCCGAGGTTTACGAGTGGGCGAGCCGGGTCAGCCGGCACCTTGATCCTCGGACCAAAGCCTATCACGAGATTTGGCTTGACGGCGAAAAAATGGTGGACAGTCAGGATAATGGGGTAGAGCAAGAGCCGATTTATGGACCTGTCTATTTGCCGCGTAAGTTTAAAATCGGTATAGCGGTCCCTCCATCCAACGATGTAGACGTATTCTCCCAGGATCTGGGCTTCATCGCGATTGTCGAAGAAGGACAACTGAAGGGCTTCAATGTCACGGTAGGCGGCGGCATGGGGATGACGCATGGCGATCCGAGCACCTATCCCCAGGTGGGCCAAGTGATTGGGTTCTGCTCGCCGGAGCAGCTCATCGACGTTGCGGAGAAGACGGTCATGATCCAACGGGATTACGGCGATCGCTCGGTCCGTAAGCATGCGCGTTTTAAGTACACGATCGACGACCGCGGCATAGATTGGTTCATCAATGAGCTAAGCAATCGTCTAGGGTGGAAGCTTGAGGAAGCTCGTCCGTACCACTTTAACCACAATGGGGATCGCTATGGCTGGGTGAAGGGCAGCAACGGAAAATGGCATTTTACACTCTTTATCCAGAACGGCCGGGTCAAAGACGAGGATAACTACCTTTTGATGACCGGTCTACGGGAAATCGCGAAGGTGCATTCCGGGGATTTCCGGCTTACTCCGAACCAAAACTTGATCATCGGCAACGTAAGCAGCCAGAAAAAGAAAAAGATTGAGGAATTGATCGAGGAGTATGGACTAACCGATGGGATCCACTATTCCGCATTGCGGAGAAATTCCATGGCCTGCGTGGCTTTGCCAACCTGCGGGTTGGCGATGGCCGAAGCGGAGCGCTACCTTCCCACGCTGCTTGATAAGATCGAGCCGATGTTGGAGGAGGCCGGCTTGCGCGACGAGGAGATTGTCATTCGCATGACCGGCTGTCCGAATGGATGCGCCCGACCGATGTTAGCGGAAATAGCGTTCATCGGCAAGGCATCCGGCAAATACAACATGTATTTGGGCGGTGGTTTTGAAGGAAACCGACTGAACAAGCTGTACAAGGAAAACATCGGCGAAGCGGAGATTCTGGAGTCGCTGAAACCGATTGTTACTCAATATGCGAAGGAACGGCGAGAAGGCGAACATTTCGGCGATTTTGTGATTCGTGCCGGCTATGTCAAAGAAGTTCGTTCCGGACAGGACTTTCATTCGTAA
- a CDS encoding assimilatory sulfite reductase (NADPH) flavoprotein subunit, with translation MNLQVTNSPFNQEQAELLNRVLPMLTEAQRIWLSGYLTALHGAAAAVTSGAAPLVAANDAVTSKEVTVLFGSQTGNSHGLAKKVSKKLEERGFQVTLSSMGDFKPNGLKKVQNLLIVVSTHGEGEPPDNAITCYEFLHSKRAPQLEGMQFSVLALGDTSYEYFCQTGKDFDKRLEELGAKRLTPRVDCDVDFEEPAAEWMNKVLGSLSGASAAPAIAIAAGAAVVSGTEPEYSRSNPFQTEVLENLNLNGRGSDRETRHIELSLEGSNLQYEPGDSLGIYPENHPRLVDELIEAMGWKVEEPVIINKNGEERPLRQALLRNYEITVLTKPLLEQAAKLTSNHGLKQLLEAGREQELRTYLNGRDLLDLVQDYSLKGVPAGEFVSILRKMPARLYSIASSSKAFPDEVHVTVRTVRYQTQGRDRYGVCSVQLAERVLPGETLPVYIQHNPNFKLPENPDTPIIMIGPGTGVAPFRAFLGEREETGAEGKTWLFYGDQHFSTDFLYQVEWQRWLRDGVLTRMDVAFSRDTDEKVYVQHRMLEKSRDFYQWLQEGACVYVCGDEKKMAHDVHAALITILEQEGGLSTEEAAEYLTRMQQQKRYQRDVY, from the coding sequence TTGAATCTTCAAGTAACAAACAGTCCTTTTAATCAGGAGCAAGCAGAACTGCTGAATCGCGTTCTGCCTATGCTGACGGAAGCACAGCGCATTTGGCTTAGCGGATATCTTACGGCTTTACATGGAGCGGCAGCTGCGGTGACGTCTGGCGCTGCTCCGCTAGTGGCAGCGAATGATGCTGTAACCTCCAAGGAGGTTACGGTGCTCTTCGGATCGCAGACAGGCAACAGCCATGGATTGGCGAAGAAGGTGTCCAAAAAACTGGAAGAGCGAGGCTTTCAAGTAACGCTCTCCTCAATGGGCGACTTCAAGCCGAATGGCTTAAAGAAGGTCCAAAACCTGCTCATTGTGGTGAGCACCCACGGGGAAGGAGAGCCGCCGGATAATGCCATTACTTGCTATGAGTTCCTTCACAGCAAGAGAGCGCCACAATTGGAGGGCATGCAGTTTTCCGTGCTCGCACTGGGAGATACGTCCTACGAGTATTTCTGCCAAACGGGCAAGGATTTCGACAAGCGCTTGGAGGAGCTGGGCGCTAAGCGGCTTACCCCGCGTGTTGACTGCGACGTGGATTTTGAGGAGCCTGCTGCAGAATGGATGAATAAGGTCTTAGGTTCCCTAAGTGGCGCGTCCGCGGCCCCGGCAATCGCAATTGCAGCCGGCGCGGCGGTCGTTAGTGGGACGGAACCGGAATATTCCAGATCGAATCCGTTCCAGACCGAGGTTCTTGAGAATTTGAATCTGAACGGCCGCGGATCGGACCGAGAAACTCGCCACATCGAGTTATCCCTTGAGGGATCCAACCTTCAGTATGAACCGGGGGACAGCTTAGGCATCTATCCGGAAAACCATCCTCGCCTTGTGGATGAGTTGATCGAAGCGATGGGCTGGAAAGTGGAGGAGCCCGTTATCATTAATAAGAATGGCGAAGAGCGGCCATTGCGACAGGCGCTGCTTCGCAATTATGAGATCACCGTGCTGACCAAGCCGTTGTTGGAGCAAGCGGCAAAGCTTACCTCGAACCATGGACTGAAACAGCTTCTGGAGGCGGGACGCGAACAAGAACTTAGGACGTATCTCAACGGGCGGGATTTATTGGATTTGGTGCAAGATTACTCCCTTAAGGGTGTGCCTGCGGGCGAATTCGTATCGATCCTTCGGAAGATGCCTGCTCGCTTATACTCGATCGCCAGCAGCTCGAAAGCATTCCCGGATGAGGTACACGTCACGGTCCGAACAGTTCGTTACCAGACCCAAGGACGAGATAGATACGGCGTCTGCTCCGTTCAGCTCGCGGAGAGAGTGCTGCCGGGCGAAACGTTGCCGGTATATATTCAACATAACCCTAATTTCAAGCTTCCTGAGAACCCGGATACACCGATCATTATGATTGGACCAGGCACTGGCGTCGCTCCGTTCAGAGCCTTCCTTGGAGAACGGGAAGAGACCGGAGCCGAAGGGAAAACGTGGCTGTTCTACGGCGATCAGCATTTCTCCACAGACTTCCTTTATCAGGTTGAATGGCAGCGTTGGCTGAGGGATGGCGTGCTGACACGCATGGATGTCGCGTTCTCCCGTGATACCGACGAGAAAGTGTACGTACAACACCGGATGCTTGAAAAGAGCCGCGACTTCTACCAATGGCTGCAGGAAGGGGCTTGCGTGTATGTGTGTGGCGATGAGAAGAAGATGGCACATGACGTCCATGCAGCCCTAATAACGATCCTCGAACAAGAGGGCGGCTTGAGTACGGAGGAAGCCGCGGAATATTTAACCCGTATGCAACAGCAGAAACGTTATCAGCGGGATGTTTATTAA
- a CDS encoding DHA2 family efflux MFS transporter permease subunit: MENHNESNHNGGTFGSKDNFLVVMVMILGVFVAILNETLLNVALSKIMGDLGILPSTAQWLTTGYLLVIGVLIPVTAYLIQRFTTRSLFLTAMGLFTVGTFVAAIAPGFAVLFIGRVLQAAGTGLLFPLLTNVVFAIVSIDKRGSAMGTIGIVITFAPAIGPTLSGIIVEHFSWRVLFYSVLPIALFVIIFASLKLKNMTETTKPKIDLLSLLLSTFGFGGIVYGFSSAGEGHGGWSSNEVLIPTAIGVVSLVLFTWRQLTMAEPLLDLRTFKYNVFRMSTLIMMIVMMAMFSAMMLLPIFLQNALGYSPLEAGLVMLPGGVVMGIMSPITGRLFDKFGAKWLAIIGLGLMANTLWQFAFITLSTSYSTIMILNTLLMLGISMLMMPVMTNALNELSPPLYPHGTAIISTLQQVAGAVGTALLVTVMTNSSKQFVDNAPSMKEESALQNLAMMAGMKSAFLLAFGLVAIAWTASFFLKRSVPPEKGSESKRVSAH, from the coding sequence GTGGAAAATCATAACGAATCAAATCATAACGGAGGGACATTTGGGAGCAAAGACAACTTTTTAGTGGTCATGGTAATGATTCTTGGTGTGTTCGTAGCCATTTTGAATGAAACGCTCCTAAACGTAGCCTTGTCCAAAATTATGGGGGACCTTGGGATTTTACCTAGCACTGCGCAATGGTTGACAACTGGATATCTGTTAGTTATAGGTGTACTTATACCGGTGACCGCTTATTTAATTCAGCGGTTCACGACAAGAAGCTTGTTCCTTACGGCCATGGGCTTGTTTACGGTGGGTACATTCGTAGCGGCTATCGCCCCAGGATTCGCCGTGCTTTTCATAGGAAGGGTGCTTCAAGCGGCAGGAACCGGCCTTCTTTTTCCTTTATTAACTAATGTGGTATTTGCCATTGTTTCTATTGATAAACGAGGCTCGGCTATGGGTACGATTGGCATCGTGATCACATTTGCTCCTGCGATAGGCCCCACTCTGTCTGGGATCATTGTCGAGCATTTCAGCTGGCGGGTTCTCTTTTACAGTGTTCTGCCGATCGCGTTGTTTGTGATCATATTTGCATCGTTGAAGCTTAAAAATATGACGGAGACGACGAAGCCGAAGATTGATCTGTTGTCGCTTCTTCTCTCCACCTTTGGATTCGGGGGGATCGTGTACGGCTTCAGTAGTGCCGGTGAAGGACACGGGGGTTGGTCGAGCAATGAAGTCCTTATTCCCACTGCCATCGGCGTCGTTTCTTTAGTGCTGTTTACATGGAGACAATTGACGATGGCAGAACCGTTGCTAGATCTAAGAACATTTAAATACAACGTTTTTAGGATGTCGACGCTGATTATGATGATCGTCATGATGGCCATGTTCTCCGCTATGATGCTGCTGCCGATTTTTCTTCAGAACGCGTTAGGTTACAGTCCGCTGGAGGCAGGTCTGGTCATGCTGCCAGGAGGTGTTGTTATGGGGATTATGTCGCCGATTACGGGTCGATTATTTGATAAATTTGGCGCCAAGTGGCTTGCCATCATCGGATTAGGACTCATGGCCAATACGCTGTGGCAATTCGCTTTTATCACATTGTCAACCTCATACAGCACGATTATGATTTTGAATACGCTATTGATGCTGGGCATTTCGATGTTAATGATGCCGGTCATGACCAACGCTTTGAACGAACTTTCACCTCCGTTATATCCGCACGGTACAGCCATTATCAGTACGCTTCAGCAGGTGGCGGGCGCTGTTGGGACAGCATTGCTTGTAACCGTTATGACAAATAGTTCTAAACAGTTTGTGGACAATGCGCCCAGTATGAAAGAAGAGTCTGCACTACAAAATCTAGCCATGATGGCTGGAATGAAAAGCGCATTCCTGCTGGCATTCGGGCTGGTAGCCATCGCGTGGACAGCTTCATTCTTTCTGAAACGATCGGTTCCGCCGGAGAAGGGATCGGAAAGCAAGCGAGTATCAGCACACTGA
- a CDS encoding diguanylate cyclase, producing the protein MRDGLFYTIQDIIANFAILTAFLFTTSLVIFKKRNLGETPTFFEKIKIGFVGGLLGILLMAFKVNFENTILDFRHLAIILSAIGGGLYSSLIAGLIISVMRLFAFGSITPNTLVAAANTFVVSLGVGMICSMYFSYWKKWLYSLLIANVLTSIVFFINFGKQGLDPAVLFIFMMFIGGVFAAYLSLFLAKAKSYSLRMEKEATFDFLTELNNHRTFDTVFNTSLKNAIEKNEYLTLMLVDIDYFKKVNDTYGHPNGDYLLKQVGELLKNTSRNFDVISRIGGEEFSILLFDCPHQHALIIAERIRLAVQDHSFVLNDGTTIKITISIGVASLSKNNRDDMIEQADVALYKAKHNGRNQVCSI; encoded by the coding sequence TTGAGGGATGGGCTTTTTTATACTATACAAGATATAATCGCTAATTTTGCTATTCTTACAGCATTTTTATTTACAACCAGCCTAGTCATATTCAAAAAAAGAAATCTTGGTGAAACTCCAACATTTTTTGAGAAGATAAAGATCGGCTTTGTAGGCGGGTTATTAGGAATCCTGCTTATGGCTTTTAAGGTAAATTTTGAAAATACTATCCTAGATTTTAGACATCTTGCAATAATTCTTTCCGCTATTGGAGGGGGGCTCTATTCATCCTTAATAGCAGGGCTAATTATAAGCGTGATGCGTTTATTTGCTTTCGGGTCAATCACTCCAAATACTCTGGTCGCCGCCGCGAATACCTTTGTAGTCTCTCTTGGTGTTGGTATGATTTGCAGTATGTACTTCTCTTATTGGAAAAAGTGGTTGTATTCTCTACTAATAGCCAATGTGCTTACTTCAATCGTGTTTTTTATAAATTTCGGGAAGCAAGGGCTTGATCCTGCAGTGCTGTTTATCTTTATGATGTTTATCGGAGGCGTGTTCGCGGCGTACCTATCACTTTTTTTAGCTAAAGCAAAGAGTTACTCCTTACGAATGGAAAAGGAAGCAACATTCGATTTTTTAACTGAATTGAACAATCACCGCACGTTTGATACCGTGTTCAATACGAGTTTGAAAAATGCAATAGAGAAAAATGAGTATTTGACATTAATGCTAGTTGATATAGATTATTTCAAAAAGGTAAATGATACATATGGGCATCCAAATGGTGACTATTTGTTAAAACAGGTCGGTGAATTACTTAAAAATACATCTCGCAATTTCGATGTCATCTCGCGTATTGGTGGAGAAGAATTTTCCATCCTACTTTTTGATTGCCCTCACCAACATGCACTTATTATTGCGGAGCGAATCAGACTTGCTGTACAAGACCATTCGTTCGTATTAAATGATGGAACGACAATTAAAATTACCATATCAATAGGCGTTGCATCTCTATCCAAGAACAACCGTGACGATATGATCGAGCAAGCCGACGTAGCCCTTTATAAAGCAAAGCACAACGGTAGAAATCAGGTTTGCTCGATATAA
- a CDS encoding HD-GYP domain-containing protein, whose amino-acid sequence MIKIRGTYQYAVIICLLILAWVLVYFTNGTNAPYTDSLYLAIIPAALFWGIKGGISVGVIAGVLVGPFMPEDVANHYSEPLSDSFVRMFFFIICGAMMGKLFSVLSHQRNKIETHEVRLGQFSIALIDSLAQSIEVRDSYTSGHSHRVGDMSVRIGERMGLETDDLMRLKWSAMLHDIGKIGISESILNKEGKLTDDEYRLMKQHPELGRRILKDLPYAELILGGVMHHHERMDGKGYPYGLSGDQIGLQARIIAVCDVWDAITSKRSYRDAMSYHDALKIMESGRGSQFDPLVLDHFLEITAKDHYKQGT is encoded by the coding sequence ATGATAAAAATACGTGGAACTTACCAATACGCAGTAATTATATGTTTATTAATCCTTGCTTGGGTACTTGTATATTTTACGAACGGGACGAACGCTCCATATACAGATTCTTTGTATCTCGCGATCATTCCTGCTGCCCTATTTTGGGGAATAAAAGGCGGTATTTCGGTAGGGGTGATCGCAGGAGTCTTAGTAGGTCCCTTTATGCCCGAAGACGTTGCAAACCATTATAGTGAACCATTATCTGACAGCTTCGTACGCATGTTTTTCTTTATCATCTGTGGTGCAATGATGGGTAAATTATTTTCCGTACTAAGTCATCAGCGTAACAAAATCGAAACTCATGAAGTGCGATTAGGACAATTTAGTATTGCGCTGATCGACTCACTCGCCCAGTCTATTGAAGTCAGAGACTCATATACGAGTGGGCACAGTCACCGTGTAGGCGATATGTCAGTACGAATTGGGGAACGTATGGGCTTAGAAACGGATGATCTGATGAGATTGAAATGGTCAGCCATGCTTCATGACATTGGTAAAATTGGGATTTCGGAAAGCATCCTGAATAAAGAAGGGAAATTGACGGATGATGAATATCGTCTAATGAAGCAGCATCCGGAACTTGGAAGAAGAATACTTAAAGATCTCCCGTATGCGGAGCTTATTTTAGGAGGAGTCATGCATCATCATGAACGAATGGACGGGAAAGGCTATCCCTATGGTCTATCGGGCGATCAAATTGGACTACAGGCGCGGATTATAGCCGTATGTGATGTATGGGACGCGATTACTTCCAAAAGATCATACCGAGATGCTATGTCATATCATGATGCCTTGAAAATTATGGAGTCTGGGAGAGGCAGTCAATTTGATCCACTGGTTTTGGATCATTTTCTGGAGATTACTGCTAAAGATCATTACAAGCAAGGTACATAG
- a CDS encoding DinB family protein, translating into METIYRMLDHLYWANHRILSKLDSLDSLEMEISRLFHHVIYAERVWLTRLEGKDSSHLPIWVDADISDMQELIRENEQHYRRYISLLKEEQLNDLITYKNQSGTPFRTSIRDILTHVALHGQYHRGQINRALREESHEAVNVDYITYVRTTNP; encoded by the coding sequence GTGGAGACAATTTACCGTATGCTGGATCATTTGTATTGGGCAAATCATCGCATCTTGAGTAAACTTGATTCACTCGATAGCCTTGAGATGGAAATTTCCCGACTCTTTCATCATGTTATATACGCCGAACGGGTTTGGCTGACTCGACTTGAAGGGAAGGACAGTTCGCATCTGCCTATATGGGTAGATGCAGATATTTCTGATATGCAGGAACTTATTCGGGAAAACGAACAGCATTATAGACGATACATAAGTTTGCTTAAAGAAGAACAACTGAATGACTTGATTACATATAAGAATCAGAGCGGTACTCCTTTTCGCACGTCCATCCGGGATATTCTCACACACGTAGCTCTCCACGGGCAATATCATCGGGGGCAGATTAACAGAGCCCTCAGAGAAGAATCACATGAAGCCGTGAATGTTGACTACATTACGTATGTACGCACAACAAATCCATAA